Within the Zea mays cultivar B73 chromosome 10, Zm-B73-REFERENCE-NAM-5.0, whole genome shotgun sequence genome, the region aatacatattttttatatctgtgcttaattgtttactcttaattgcaggttgttggacaaagatggtgggcggtgggacgaggacgaggagggggagggggaggaggagcacccgtaggacggaggaggaggcgcagcaggacgacgccgtacagcagcaggtggagcagtaagccgctgtcgatgcggcacagcaggacgacgacgatgcggcgcagcatgacgacgacgacgacgccgccgccgctcagcaggacgtctcaggttctggctcctcaggttcgaggagtatctacctgcgaggtccagcgagtctccctaagcgacccatacttcgtgacagacgtccgctgatacgacccgatggagagaggtaggtaactttagatgttcttgctgctttttcatattatatgttcaaattaataatagaaactaatacttcatcttaatcacttggacaggtcttggatgattttggagactgcagggggtcacggccgcaacccaaatggcatcctcggccttctatgcagggaacacttccctggacttgtcgagtacgccggagtgacgagcccagcatacacctttgaccactacgccgtcgcccccgatgcagtagatcgggacggtagacaattcaacaacaaggcggagcgggtgaagcaagagatgtgggtaagtcttcctcgcactatattgtttaataagtcgcatttgttgcatattcttgaaataatgtatggatacatcgtctttgtatgtaggatttcttcagatgcgatgctggatacgaggccagggcggatgtggtgtctactacgtgctgtaagaagctcgtcgtggacatgcactacgaggcgcgcatccaggccatcgtcacttaccacggctccgtccttggggagaaggtgaacaagaaggacgcccgaaccatgtcgttgactccggaccagtatttgcaggtaaatacaaaactttattattggtactaaatatgcttatgtttatcttctgatatgcggtgtacttatatttttttagatgattcctcattggtgcgtcgcgcatcctgagtgctgggagaagatggtgcagaggtggtgctcggctgagtgggacgaggcgcacaacgctagctgggaacggcgtttgctgatgcaaggtccctcccaccatcaaggcagccgcagcctgggcaaatacgcggaagcatgggtacgcgctcttttttatttaggtatataactttcgattagacacgatttctaaccatatcgttggttttctcgcagtcggcggcacatggtggcgcgccttgctccacgttctcggcatatgccatggcccacaaggggaaggcgacgtccgacgtcacctacaacccggatgacgggcccgaggcgtacaccaaccccgccatccacagccgactcagtgagtacaccgccatggccaaggaggtccatgggccagattacgatccgaggaccgaggacatcgacggagatgtcctcatgagggtcggaggaggcaagaggcatgggcggtactggattgccgacggggcaatcgactcgtcctccactcccactctctctcaggtgcgagcaaggagcacgagcgcgagcccagccatacgacctcggcaggacacctcacagcatcgtatccagcaactccaggttattccttatctattcatcgttcattgatttttatatatcttctctttgcattatcgtaacattagggcgaaatattacagactcagctagatgatgagaggaggcaacgtgaggagctggagaagaggatggcagagatgtttgcgtacatgcagagccttggcgccacacagggtcatgctccaccacctccgttgttccctgcagctgaccctacagagttcactactcctgtgagtatcaaaattttagtactgcatgatatttattcatatgttctcacacatacaatctcttctctgtgcagggtcaatcggcggcgtcgaacaaccctcatgcttcgtccagcccttcgccgaaccagtccagatgcccacctcgttgatgatctgttttgtgatgatccagacttacctttatgagtagttagactttatcttgtgagatacttggtgatgttagtgatgatgcagacttatatctgttttgtgatgatccttacttatatttgtgagactttagtgagactttgtgatatatatggtgttgatgataaatgtgttcattctgtgatgtgattgatatataatgtgatgtgaatgatatatatcttttgtttgtttggatggaacaacaaaagcaaatagaaaagggacattctggtcactttgccgagtgtaacactcggcaaagggtcgctttgccgagtgccatgaccatggcactcggcaaagaaggtaacctgggaaccggtaaagccatctttgccgagtgctgaccatggcactcggcaaagaaggtaacctgggaaccggcaaagacatctttgccgagtgctgatgccaatgcactcggcaaagatactggcaaaggggcccactggagggttctttgctgagtgccagtgcaccagacactcggcaaagaagatgtctttgccgagtgtctactagagccctcggcacagggactggcggtggggcccactggaccagtctttgccgagggcctcacactcggcaaaattggcctctttgTTGAGTGCCACAGAACGCACTcgacaaaggatccgtcaccgtcacttggcgccgtaacggtaacttttctttgccgagcgccaaatggcactcggcaaagtctttgccgagtgcccgacaaaaagtactcggcaaagaggctgttgccgatgtacagttcgccgagcgttctttgccgagtgtgacactcggcaaagcctttgccgagtgtacaatagcctttgccgtgtgtctgagacacacggcaaaggcgctgattccggtagtgccaTGTAATTTTGAAAAAAAAATTAAAACATGACTTTCAAACCTTGTGCATTTAAAATAAAATTTCTGAACACTAAATAATTTAAATGATAAAATTCGTGAGCTATAACGTTGCAAGTCCCTTTGACTTTTAGTCTAGGTCATTTCTCCGTCTAAAGTCCTGtaaaaaaataataaagaaaTAATTTTTAACATCATTGATTTTAAAATACAATTTCTAAACCCTAAATAGTTTGAAATAAAAGGTAGCTAATTGCAAAATTGCCTTATATTTAGGTAGTTTCTTCATTCCAGATCATTTGTAGAACTTAAAAACTGAATTTCAAATTATGAAAACGTAAATCAAAATTTCTCGAACAAATAACTTTAAGTAAAAAGTTGTCTAATATAAAGTTCTCtacaaaaatatatatatatatataatgtttATCTTCATCTGACTTAATATGAAAATATTAATTTTAATAAGTTACATATATTTTTAGAGGCGAACTAATTAAATAACCATATACTGACGGGAATTAGTAATTCTCGTCGATTTAAaagttattcccgtcggtttgcaGCCGACGGAGATTAACTGGATTACTGTAGTGCTACCTTCACTAAAAATATCTCAATTTCTTCATTTCTAAAGATTGCTGGAAATTTCACCTGTCTTTAGAAATGGATTTATACAGAGCCAATTCTATGGGTTATTCTTGATAGAGCCACCTTTGATTAAAATGAAGATATTTCTAAAAATCGTTTCTAACAGTGATATATTCGGTAGAGGTAATTTGAAAATCATCACGGTTCGTTAAAAAACTGGTAAGGGCAGAGttacaattgtctatttacattCGAACTCATGATTAGTTAGCCATTCCCCAACCTTTTTTTAGCCCAGCTAGACGTTAGACTACTAGCCGCATTACAAAAGTAGTCTCATATATTCTTTTTGGAACCTACGTATATACTTGGCATAGGGAAGGTAGGTACTCAAAGGCGGATTGATTTGGACAGAAATCGATGGATCGGGAATGGGCGGGTGGATTCAGAGCCATATGTCCCAGCCGGAACCCTTGAGCATGGGCACGAGCTTGCCGTCGAGGTGCAGCGACATGATCTTATCGGTGGAGCCGACGAGCTTGCCGCTGATGAAAACGGCGGGGACGACAGATGGTGCACGTCCGAGGCGGCGAGCGAGCTCCCGCTCCATCTCGGGGCCGCGGGGGTCCTTGTCGAGCTCGTGCACCGCCGCGCACACACCGAGCTCCTGGAAGAGGCTCCACACCGTGTGGCACATCGGGCACTGGCTCGTCGTGAAGATCACCACTGCCTTCTTCGATAGTCTCGACACCCTCTTCGCCATCACAGTCTTTCTTGGCTTCTTGGTCGAGCTGCCTAGCGAACACCGGGACTCTAGTAGTGTGTGTGGCTGTGTGTTTATTTTGTGTGTGGTTCTGTGCTTTGACAAACCCTTTTATAGCGTGCATCCAAATCCTATATTAGAGAATAGTGGATGCTTTATCAGGTAGAGAGAGGATAGGGATTCACTGAGATTTCTAGAGAGAGATGTGCGCAATGGGTAGCATAATATAGATGACCAGAAATACGCGGCCTTTAGTCTGGCACGAAGTCCGTTTTTTGGCCCAATACTGGCCTGGCTCGGCCCGGATCGCTATGGGTCCGGGCCTAGCCTGACGTGGAGGGTGTGTCGTGCTCGGCAGCAACTTCAGCCATTGGGTTGGCCCAGGCACAACTCAATAGAAACTGTGTCTTGTAACCGACCAAATCTAAAAGCCGGCAACGGCCCAACCGCCCACCCCACTCAAACCTAGTGACCTAGTCCATCTCGTCGCtgtctaaaacctaaaccctaatgcCCCTCGAGTGAACGCACTCACGCCTGTCCTTTTTCTCACGGCGTCTCGTGAACCTCCCGCGCCTCCATCCTTGGTCCttccacctcaccggagctccaCCATCCGCTGATCGTCGTCCACCGCCTCCGTCGACCCGTGGTCCTCTACTCTAATCCTCTTGTCCTCCTCCCTCTAAGCACATCCAACTCGGAGGCAACGACACCGAGTCACCGACGTACTGGTGTTCTGGTGCTCATGCTCTGTGTCCTCCTGTCCTCCCCCTTCTACCTCGACCTCAAAGGCGACGACACCGATGAAATGGTGCTTCAGATCTGAGTAACGCAGCTAACCTGCCGTAACCCTGTAACACCCCGTTCACTCCTGGATCGGCGGAACTTACTCCTACCAGTCCTCTAGGACCATAGACCATCCtcacagaccaacacaagtctCTTATGCGCACTTTGTGCTCACTAATGCGCACCTGAGAAGATTTCCCGGTCAATCACCCATCCAAAGATTGCTCAAGTCCATGCACGCTTTACCTAGAgggtctttcgagataggctttcgaaaaagaagatgcaccttgtcggTATGAGTATTCTATCAATCTTATTAAGTCTTGGGCcaagatatcacaatccacccccttagaagaacGGCATCCTtgtcggtcaaccccaagccTGGAACCTCACATCTTGGCCATgattgtgtgtctagtgtcgtcatatgccatgccatgtgaccactctaggcccacatgtgccatgcgccacatacccgaacccctaacccacacacaccCGTGAAACCACGATTGTTGGCTCTGATACcgtttgtaacaccccgtccacttcTGGACCGGTGGTATTTACTCCTGACAGCCCTCTAGGACCATAGACCATCCtcacagaccaacacaagtctcttgtgcgcactttgtcctcacgcatgcgcacccgagaagacTTCTCGGTGAGTCCCACTTAAactagaggttctttcgagacaggCATCCGAAAacgaagatgcaccttattggtatgagtATTCTATTAATCCTACTAATGCTTGGGCCAGGATACCACAAACCCTAGCTGACTCCGGATGACTGGATTTGCTCTGACATGCTCCTAATATGCTTGTTGTTGTGATGAGATCAACTGATGAAGTGTGATTCTTGGAATCCCAGATATTTACTTGTCTAAGTTGTCTCAATTTTCTCTGTTTATTCCCTTGCAAGTCTCGATCGTGAGCTATCTTGATTCGTGAGGAACCAGTGTGCGCCGACACCATCTCCATGGCGAGTTGGCGACAAAACCAATGCTTCGGATCTACCACTAATGCCATTGACAAGTCATGTCAGGCAGAGAGGTAACCAAATGTCTGGATCTGGCCTGATATGCTCTTGGTCTGCTCTTCTCTAGGCTACTAAGCTCCTGGTCTGCTTTTTGTTGATATGAACTAGAGTGTAGGGTTTAAGGTCTACTTGTTGTTAAGCTTCTGGTCTACTTGCTGTTGTGAATTGTGATGAACTAGATTGAGGGTTTAGGGTCTGCTTGCTGTTAAGCTTCTGACCTACTTGCTGTTAAGCTCCTGATATGCTTGCTATTAAGCTCTTGATCTGATGTTGTTGTGATGTTCTGATCTATTGAAGTTGCATGGTTACTAGTTTATTTACTTTGTAGTGCTATTACTGGATTGCATTGTTTAGTTTACTAGTATAGTTTACTCTGTGCATTACTAGGTTAGTTTACTTTGCACATTACTAGTTTAGTTTACTTTGTGTGTTACTACTTTAGTTTACTATGTGAACTACTCTATGTGTTACTAGTTTAGTTTACTCGATACTATTGTTTTTTCTGTAGAGATAATGTCTCTATGATGAACTGGTGAACTAGAGTTTTTGGTAGGTCGTGAGGAACCGGTGTGTGCCACCTTGATGGTGAGGGAACTGGTGCTCCAGCTTTCTGAATTGTGATGGAGGAAGACGTAGGTGGTGAGAACAAGCCATCTCAATTCATTAACAATGATCTGAGGATTGTGCCCGGTAATGAGAATGGTCCATCTCAGTCCATTAATAATGGTAGTAGTGCTGCCCATATTGACCTTGATGAGGGCGCTGGTACCAACAATGGTGCTGCTCCCACTTCAGATGCTGATGCTAAGCAACGCAAAAGAATTTGCACATCTAAAGTGTGGCAGGATTTCGATCTGCTCTACAAGACTGTAGATGGCAAGAAGATCAGGTATGGTTGTAAGTGCCACTTCTGCAAATGTACATTCAGTGTTGTGTCATCCAATGATACTAGCTATTTGCTTAGGCATCAACATGATTCCAAAATTAAGCTTGCTAATGAGGGCAAGCAGTCAATGCTTACGTTTAACCGTGATGGTTCTGTGCGTAACTAGGATTACTATCCTGATCGTGGTAGAACTCAGATGTGTAGGTTGATTGCTAGGCTTCATCTTCCTCTTAGTTTTGCTGAGTCACCTGCTTTTGATGAGTATATTAGGCTATCTCATAATCATGTCTTTAAGAAAGTCTCTAGACAAACCACTTCTAGGGACTTTCTTATGTTCTTTAATGATTAGCATAAGATTGTTGTTGGATCCATGCAATCTATTTCGTCTATTGTAATTACATATGATATTTGTAGTGGTAATGCTAAGAAGGACTATCTTAGTGTGGTTGCTCATTATGTTTCTAAGGACTAGGTACTAGAAAAGAGGGTCATTGGGTTTAGACCAATTGAAACAGCTCACACTAGTGAGAACATTGCTGAGAGGGTTATGATTGTGCTTGAAGGTTATTGTGTTGCTAATAAAGTTTTCTCTACCACCTTGGGCAATGCCTCCTCCAATTCTAAGACTATGGAGAGCCTAGGTCCATCACTTTGGTTATGTTGGTACTTTATTCTTGTATCAACGTTGTGCATGTCATATTATCAATTTGATTGTGAAGTGTGACTTGAAAAGGTTACAACTCTGTGTTGATTCATTTAGAACCACAATTGTCTTCTTGAATGCTTCTAATTAGCGCATTGCTGTATTTGAAGGATATTGTGTTGCTATGAATATACGCCATCGTAAGTTTGGCATTGACATGGCAGTGAGATGGAATTCTACATATGTTATGCTTAAGCATTTAGTTCCTTACAAGGAAACTTTTGGTGTGTTCAAGGACACTAACTACCCTAGGAAACAAGGTGAGCCTAATTGTTGAAAATTTCACATTAGTATGTGGCTGAAACATTGCTTGAGTTCCTTGAACTATTTTATGATGCTATTATGACTCTTTCTAGTGTTTATTATCCTACATCTCCACTTATAATGCATAACATTCTTGACATTATCCAACATTTAAATCAGTATGAAAAATGATGCATTGCTTAGGCACTTACAATGACACTTTGCAAACATTTGATGATGACTTCAATATCCTAAACTAGTAGCATGGAATTAAGTTGTCCTATCATGTTCTCTCCATCTTCGCTAGAGATGTTATTTTAGTTCCTCTCTCAACGATTTCCTCAGAATCTGCATTTAGCCTTTGTGGCAGGATAATCGAGGAACGACGATGGTGTCTAGAACTAGAAATGGTTGAGATGCTACTGTACATAAAATATTGGGAACTTGGTGAAGCTAGAGGGTAGCACTATACACAAGGCCAAGAACTTGAAGATGCATTTGAAGGACTTTATCTTGATGACACTTACATCCTAGATAGGCTTTGTAATCTTGCATTTCTTCTTCCTATTATGCTCTAGTGATCTAGAGTTGTAACTCAACAAGAACATCCTTATAAGACATTGGACTAATTATATTAGAGCTGGTTGTACTCTTTTTTTCCTTTCTAGGGTTTTCTTATGAGGTGTGAGTTATTATCtcgaaaggtttttaatgagacaACCATTGCACGAATAGCTCTAATGCTTTATTTAAGGTCTATGTGCCATCTATGATCTATGTACTAATGGTGAATTGTGATCTATCATCTATGAACTGTCATCTGTGTCAGTTTCGATGTAAGTGATTGTGATCTGTGTAACATTTTACGTTATTTTTTGATATGTGCTAATTTAAGTGAATTTATGACCTGTGAACTGTGTGATCTATGTAAAGTTTAAGATGTTCATGTTTTTTGTGTTGGCGTGCTCGGGCTGGCACAGGCATGTACATGGGCCATGCTTGTTGGGCCGCCATGGCACGGTCGGGCCATTCCCGTGCCATGCTCATGTAGGGGTCCAGGGCCATCAGGCGACATGTCATGGCACGGTTTAGTAATTGGGCTTAACCATGTCGGGCTCAAACGGGCCGAGCTCAATCGTGCCTAGGTTGTGTCGCtcgtttggacatctataagcATAAGAATATATCTTCCACGTGTGCATTGCACAATCAACTTGAGTAGTACTATATAAGAGATAATATTGTCTCTATTATTAGTTTCCTTTAATCAAATTATTTTGAAatattttttttttgaaattgtgACTACATTATGCCTTACACAATCCACTATTTTAGCATATGCTACTTGTCCATCTTAAGCGCGTAATTTTGTTTGATCTACATTTGTGTTCATAGTATCGAAGCTTGGAATAAAAAAACTGAGAAAAATGATTAAACTATGCAAATAAATTATGACTTAAGAAGATTTCTTGAGTAATGCTATTTTTAATTTTTCGGTGAGAGTTTTATGTTCCAATTTCTATGTGTGTGTAGAAAACAGTGTGCACAAGCTTCAACCCTTCACCCTATAAAATTTTATTATCTCTCATCAATTACACTATGTCATATCAACATATTTAGTAATTATGTACTCTTATGAAACCTTAACTAACCGTAGCCAATCACAAGAAAATGGCAAGGTAAGCTTTTAATTCTACAATAGAATGGAATAGTTGAGAAACTATTTTTTATGAACATTCGAAGTGAAGTGTGAAATATGCAGGTAATAATATATATTTGATACTACCTCTTTGAAAATAGTGAAAACTACACATCTTGTGGCTTTCCAAAGTTGGAATGTCTAACAATTTGTTTTGGACCAAAAGTTTTACATCTTACTTTCAATCCTATTGAACTCCACCCATGAAAGGGAAAGAACCTCATTCCCCTAGGGGAGAACAGACTTGGGTTCAACATATTAATTTgtaattaagaagtctctaaggaaTTCAAATACCATGCCCTTGGTGCTTGCTT harbors:
- the LOC103640965 gene encoding glutaredoxin-C15 encodes the protein MAKRVSRLSKKAVVIFTTSQCPMCHTVWSLFQELGVCAAVHELDKDPRGPEMERELARRLGRAPSVVPAVFISGKLVGSTDKIMSLHLDGKLVPMLKGSGWDIWL